In the Besnoitia besnoiti strain Bb-Ger1 chromosome XII, whole genome shotgun sequence genome, one interval contains:
- a CDS encoding tetratricopeptide repeat-containing protein (encoded by transcript BESB_022230) codes for MRAVNFERHLRRIQRQMQETHCDSCLPEPVPAHRCDPELKFAVNLNLANRHQACENFDQALAVYSSLIRPHKSMAETSPFVRVNIGNLYLAQGKRSSALKMYNIALDSVPTTSKLLRCKIRKNIGDAYFLSGEFADATATYEQLLKERTQLGWSVSSFLSRGCGRAGRCVSVDAESMNLLLCYYAAGNKSKIQQHFLHMLVMHDEASCSEALTEDEDYDDPLSHASMSPFSASVHSPACDYAASQVGSACLPANTGSWFANPDASAVDASGSEELVEPDELDLLLCQQQTRSRQRLILAGALVAQALTGKVTAASAKTLQNAFDWVIEALRVHGYRDLACEMEMHKAAALLRINCKVDEVMKIYRGFERLELQHAVLMPRAATNLSFIYLLENDLLQATKYADIALAGDRYSAQALVNKGCCSFLENRGEEAKSFFLEALGLDSQCVEALYNFGLVFKAEERFEEALDAFSRFNQILPRQPEAIYHLGDISEALGRRRKAMEWFSLLTSPAIRPTDAAVFARMGAAAAAQEDDDESALHHFLSSYRYYHGSMEVITWLGVYHVKQRLFDRAAEFFRHAAALQPAEPKWLLMIASCYRRSAKLEKALSLYERVHVAFPEDPECLRCLITVCREMRLPADGYAALLREVEKASQEGASFQENSVSIAYADNLLPTASWSEVRASRALAANPQTLALTEGRHSSEAPEDAGAAGESLEKSALKALKNWPHDTEAHTCVARERVRRSSHFSGEETLTGNVRELPEKPLNSRARRARPSLDDELLPV; via the exons CGAGCGACATCTCCGACGGATACAACGCCAGATGCAAGAGACGCACTGCGACTCGTGCCTTCCTGAACCGGTCCCGGCTCACCGCTGCGATCCCGAGCTCAAGTTTGCGGTCAATCTTAACCTCGCAAACCGGCATCAA GCTTGTGAGAATTTCGATCAAGCTCTGGCAGTCTACAGTTCTTTGATTCGTCCGCACAAAAGCATGGCCGAGACAAGCCCGTT TGTTCGTGTCAACATCGGCAACCTGTACCTTGCCCAGGGCAAGCGTAGTTCGGCTCTGAAAATGTACAATATAGCTTTGGATTCCGTGCCG ACGACCAGCAAACTGCTCCGCTGCAAAATCCGCAAAAACATCGGAGATGCGTACTTCCTCTCCGGCGAGTTTGCGGATGCGACAGCTACATATGAGCAGCTTCTGAAG GAACGAACGCAGCTCGGCTGGAGCGTATCATCGTTTCTGAGTCGCGGATGCGGGCGAGCGGGTCGATGCGTTTCcgtcgacgcagagagcaTGAACCTGCTCCTGTGCTACTACGCAGCCGGGAACAAGTCCAAAATTCAGCAGCACTTCTTGCATATGCTGGTCATGCACGATGAAG CGTcgtgcagcgaggcgctcacGGAGGATGAAGATTACGACGACCCGCTTTCGCATGCAAGCATGTCGCCGTTCAGCGCGTCAGTCCACAGCCCCGCCTGCGACTACGCCGCCTCGCAAGTTGGCTCGGCTTGCCTTCCGGCAAACACGGGATCTTGGTTTGCGAACCCAGATGCCTCTGCAGTCGACGCGAGCGGGTCTGAGGAGCTCGTCGAGCCTGACGAGCTTGACTTGCTGCTTTGTCAGCAGCAAACGAGGAGCCGCCAGAGGCTCATCTTGGCTGGCGCTCTCGTGGCGCAAGCGCTAACCGGCAAGGTgaccgcggcgtctgcgaagaCTCTCCAAAACGCATTCGACTGGGTcatcgaggcgctgcgggtcCACG GGTACCGGGATCTCGCATGCGAGATGGAGATGCacaaggccgcggcgcttctcagaATCAACTGCAAGGTCGACGAGGTGATGAAAATCTACAGAGGCTTCGAGCGCCTGGAGCTGCAGCATGCAGTTCTGATGCCGAGAGCAGCAACCAACCTCTCCTTCATCTACCTGCTCGAGAACGATCTTCTGCAAGCAACAAAATACGCAGATATCGCTCTCGCTGGAGACCG GTACAGCGCACAGGCCCTAGTGAACAAAGGCTGCTGCTCCTTTTTGGAAAACAGGGGGGAAGAAGCCAAGAGTTTTTTTCTAGAGGCCCTCGGCCTTGATTCTCAATGCGTCGAGGCTCTCTACAACTTTGGCCTCGTCTTCAAAGCAGAGGAGCG GTTTGAGGAGGCCCTCGACGCGTTTTCACGCTTCAATCAGATTCTTCCGCGACAGCCAGAGGCGATATACCACCTGGGAGATATCAGTGAAGCT CTAGGTCGGCGCAGAAAAGCGATGGAATGGTTTTCTCTGCTCACCTCTCCGGCAATTCGGCCGACTGACGCGGCGGTCTTCGCGCGCATGggagcggcagctgccgcgcaaGAGGACGACGATGAGAGTGCGCTGCACCACTTCCTTAGCTCATACCG ATATTACCACGGCTCGATGGAAGTGATCACGTGGCTCGGGGTGTACCACGTGAAGCAGCGCCTGTTCGACAGGGCCGCGGAGTTTTTCCGCCATGCAGCAGCTCTGCAGCCCGCCGAGCCGAAGTGGCTCCTGATGATCGCTTCTTGCTACCGCCGAAGTGCGAAGCTCGAGAAAGCGCTCTCTCTCTACGAGCGAGTCCACGTAGCGTTCCCCGAGGACCCTGAATGCCTCAGATGCCTCATCACAGTCTGCAGGGAGATGCGTCTCCCCGCTGACGGCtacgcggcgcttctgcgaGAAGTCGAAAAGGCGTCTCAGGAGGGCGCTTCGTTCCAAGAAAACTCGGTGTCCATTGCCTATGCGGACAACCTGCTTCCGACGGCATCCTGGAGCGAGGTGCGCGCCTCacgcgctctcgcggcgaATCCGCAGACCCTAGCGCTCACAGAGGGACGGCACAGTAGCGAAGCACCTGAAGATGCGGGCGCAGCCGGAGAGTCTTTAGAAAAGTCTGCACTAAAAGCCTTAAAAAACTGGCCACACGACACTGAGGCACACACATGCGTCGCACGAGAGCGGGTCAGACGGAGCTCGCATTTCTCAGGGGAAGAAACGCTCACTGGGAACGTGAGAGAGCTTCCCGAAAAACCTCTCAActcccgcgcccgacgcgcacGGCCTTCACTAGACGACGAACTCCTCCCAGTCTGA
- a CDS encoding hypothetical protein (encoded by transcript BESB_022240), which translates to MALAQYLARGVCTPRALLWKSARSVSAEAILKSSAGLPRFIAFSPQARAFPSPVSSSFARSFSSSSGMSSAGKDATSVTEPHSAYPETPLHFYRATPYSEGSINHRFFYVNLIFLLFVYDVGSAMLDL; encoded by the exons ATGGCACTTGCGCAGTACCTTGCCcgaggtgtatgtacaccgcgCGCTCTCCTGTGGAAATCGGCGCGGAGCGTTTCCGCCGAGGCTATCCTCAAATCGTCTGCCGGGCTTCCCCGCTTCATTGCCTTTTCGCCCCAG GCCCGGGCGTTCCCTAGCCCCGTTTCGTCCTCCTTCGCtcgttcgttttcttcttcctctggcATGTCTTCCGCAGGCAAGGACGCGACCTCCGTGACAGAGCCACACAGCGCGTATCCTGAGACGCCTCTCCACTTTTACCGTGCGACGCCCTACTCAGAGGGATCCATCAACCATCGTTTTTTCTACGTCAATCTgatttttctgctttttgtCTACGACGTTGGCTCGGCGATGCTGGATCTGTAG
- a CDS encoding putative ATP-dependent RNA helicase DDX1 (encoded by transcript BESB_022250): MSAFEELGVCPEIIKAIEEDEWLLPTPVQADAIPLILGGGDVCAAAETGSGKTGAFGLPALQVVHEALRATAQAKAASKNSSKNAQGCVLDEAARDLQVCLGEGATRCSCADSRGWRGVRGTAAVLSGKYMYEVEIVGPGLVRAGWASRLGSYEIGKDDKSFGFGGTGKKSWNARFEDYGTQFGQGDVVGCLLDRSEPGRGTVSFAVNGRFLGEAFVLPRELQNSALLPAVCGKNFDVRCRFGELEFPFEGFAPVETISGADDARSLSAAGVGSKEKGGVQCLILEPTRDLAMQTYKCLERFGRYLEAPAIQVALCCGGGDDREQREQLSRGCHIVVGTLQKVKDLVQRGMLSLKALKFLILDEADELVKFDALADIVKLKRAATAAGGGFSPRVQVLFFSATLHTEEVRRAIETLTDKPSWVDLKGKATIPDTVHAVVCPVIPEDEIRFKSPSLGRLEPHTDGVHGPAASLARQSRAFASQRAKEIKPHLVAALADAFKMEACLVFCRTNLDCDNLEQFLTALGGGRRFAGKAESGKENPYSCVVLAGMRSQEERNKNLAHFKAGDVRFLICTDVAARGIDIHELPFLIMTTLPDDPDLFFHRVGRVGRADRMGLAVCLASTAQEQVWYHRCPNRGRGCHNTRLITEGGCTIWYDEPACLKAIEERVGAGLPRMDPANFCAPGIADPLGILRDSPDDNIRRRKATGGVASDSAGASAAAAASSAVIYGKARNDQNLLSTLKHLQEIAGAVTELAKLESAIQREFVTLAARGI; this comes from the exons ATGTCTGCCTTCGAAGAGCTCGGTGTGTGTCCAGAGATCATCAAGGCGATCGAGGAAGATGAGTGGCTCTTGCCGACGCCCGTGCAGGCGGACGCCATCCCCTTGATTCTAGGC ggAGGCGACGTctgtgctgcagcagagaccGGCAGCGGAAAGACTGGCGCCTTCGGCCTTCCCGCGCTGCAAGTCGTCCACGAGGCTCTGCGTGCGACTGCTCAAGCCAAGGCTGCGTCGAAAAACTCGAGTAAAAATG CGCAGGGCTGCGTactcgacgaggccgcgcgagatcTGCAGGTCTgcctcggcgaaggcgcgacgcgctgcagctgcgcagatTCGCGCGGATGGCGGGGCGTCCGCGGAACAGCGGCCGTGCTCAGCGGCAAGTATATG TACGAAGTCGAGATCGTCGGACCTGGCTTGGTGCGCGCGGGCTGGGCGAGCCGCCTGGGCAGCTACGAGATCGGCAAAGACGACAAATCCTTCGGCTTTGGGGGCACGGGCAAAAAGAGTTGGAATGC GCGCTTCGAGGACTACGGGACTCAGTTCGGGCAGGGCGACGTTGTGGGGTGTCTCCTCGACCGCAGCGAGCCGGGGCGAGGGACAGTCTCATTCGCGGTCAACGGCCGCTTTTTGGGCGAGGCCTTTGTGCTGCCGCGAGAGCTGCAGAACTCAGCACTCCTTCCAGCGGTCTGCGGGAAGAACTTTGAT GTGCGCTGCCGCTTCGGCGAGCTGGAGTTTCCTTTCGAGGGCTTTGCGCCTGTGGAGACGATAtccggcgcggacgacgcgcggagTCTGTCGGCCGCGGGGGTCGGCTCAAAAGAGAAAGGCGGCGTCCAGTGTCTGATCCTCGAGCCGACGCGCGACCTCGCGATGCAGACCTACAAGTGCCTAGAGCGATTCG GGAGGTAcctggaggcgccggcaATTCAAGtcgcgctctgctgcggcggcggagacgaccgagagcagcgcgagcagctgtCGCGAGGA TGCCACATCGTTGTGGGCACTTTGCAGAAGGTGAAGGATTTGGTGCAGCGCGGCATGCTGTCGTTGAAGGCCCTCAAGTTTCTGATTCTCGACGAAGCTGACGAGCTCGTCAAGttcgacgcgctcgccgacaTCGTCAA ActgaagcgcgcggcgaccgcggcgggaggaggcttctctccgcgcgtccaggtcctcttcttctccgcgacgcTGCACACGGAGGAAGTCCGTCGCGCCATCGAGACGCTCACAGACAAGCCCTCCTGGGTCGACTTGAAGGGCAAAGCGACGATTCCAGACACGGTGCATGCCGTCGTGTGCCCAGTCATCCCGGAAGAT GAAATTCGCTTCAAAAGCCCGAGTCTCGGCCGCCTGGAGCCGCACACAGACGGCGTCCACGGtcctgccgcgtcgctcgcgcgccagagTCGCGCGTTtgcctcgcagcgcgcgaaggagatAAAACCTCAC CTtgtggcggcgctggcagACGCCTTCAAGATGGAGGCCTGTCTAGTCTTCTGCAGAACAAACCTCGACTGCGACAACCTGGAGCAGTTCCTAacggcgctcggcggcgggcggaggTTCGCAG GCAAGGCCGAGTCTGGAAAGGAGAATCCCTATTCATGCGTCGTGCTCGCCGGCATGCGGAGTCAAGAAGAACGAAACAAAAACCTCGCG CACTTCAAGGCGGGCGACGTTCGCTTCCTCATCTGCACCGACgtggccgcgcgcggcattGACATTCAC GAACTGCCTTTCCTCATCATGACTACGCTGCCCGACGACCCCGATCTCTTCTTCCaccgcgtcgggcgcgtgGGACGAGCTGACCGCATGGGACTGGCCGTttgcctcgcctccacggCGCAGGAACAAGTCTG gtATCACCGATGCCCGAACCGCGGGCGAGGATGCCACAACACGCGTCTGATTACGGAG GGCGGATGCACGATCTGGTACGATGAACCAGCGTGTCTCAAAG CTATCGAAGAACGCGTCGGTGCAGGGCTGCCCCGGATGGATCCCGCGAACTTCTGCGCCCCAG GCATCGCCGACCCCCTGGGCATCCTCAGGGACTCACCAGACGACA aTATTCGGCGCCGCAAAGCGACGGGAGGAGTCGCGTCGGAttcggcgggcgcctccgcggccgcggccgcgagcagcgccgtgATTTACGGCAAGGCGCGGAACGACCAGAATCTCCTCTCCACGTTGAAGCATCTTCAG GAGATCGCGGGCGCAGTGACCGAGCTGGCGAAGTTGGAGAGCGCAATTCAGCGCGAGTTCGTcacgctcgccgcgcgcggtaTTTGA